One Salvia splendens isolate huo1 chromosome 22, SspV2, whole genome shotgun sequence DNA segment encodes these proteins:
- the LOC121786195 gene encoding cytochrome P450 71A6-like: MVCLSHFLALLLSASIFLFFLLKWRRSNPPKPRERLPPSPPKLPVIGNLHQLSSAPHRSFQSLSRRYGPLMLLHFGKVPVLIASSAEAAREIMKNQDLIFSNRPQLSIASRLFYNNRDMAFAPYGEHWRQIRSICVLHLLSNKRVQSYRGVREEETSLMVEKIRRLGASSKPVNLSDVIQSLTIDVICRVALGKKYSLESDFKEIFGEFGELVGILPLWEYIPWLRWMRRFDGLDKRVDRAAKKMDRFLEVVIQEHRVRERREGDEGELDFVDLLLDFQRENASRSPIEDDTIKAIVLDMFAAGTDTTYTTLEWAMTELIRNPETMKTLQNEVRVAGNKDEIDEQDLDKMPYLKAVIKESLRLHSPGPLLLPRELTQDTRVLGYEVASGTRVMINVWAISRDPSLWKNPEEFRPERFLEMSIDFRGLHFELTPFGAGRRGCPGITFAMAVDELTLAKLVQKFDFGLPNGAKMKELDVSESSGVIIHKKFPLFVVATSHVF, from the exons ATGGTTTGTCTCTCACATTTCTTGGCTTTGCTACTCTCCGCAtccatcttcctcttcttcctcctaaaATGGCGCCGCAGCAACCCTCCGAAGCCCCGAGAAAGGCTGCCACCTTCTCCACCAAAGCTCCCTGTCATCGGAAACCTCCACCAGCTGAGCTCAGCCCCCCACAGATCCTTTCAGTCACTCTCCCGCCGCTACGGCCCTCTCATGCTGCTCCACTTCGGCAAAGTTCCCGTTCTCATCGCCTCCTCGGCTGAGGCGGCACGTGAGATCATGAAAAACCAGGACCTGATCTTCTCAAACAGGCCCCAACTCAGCATTGCGAGCCGGCTGTTCTACAACAACCGAGATATGGCGTTCGCACCGTATGGAGAACACTGGCGGCAGATCCGCAGCATATGCGTGCTTCATCTTCTGAGCAACAAAAGGGTTCAGTCCTACCGCGGCGTGAGGGAGGAAGAAACTTCCCTCATGGTGGAGAAGATCAGAAGGTTGGGTGCTTCTTCAAAGCCCGTGAACTTGAGCGACGTCATTCAGTCTTTGACGATCGATGTGATTTGTAGGGTGGCGCTTGGGAAGAAGTATAGCTTGGAGAGTGATTTCAAGGAGATTTTTGGTGAGTTTGGGGAGCTAGTGGGGattttacctttgtgggagTACATTCCATGGCTGAGATGGATGAGAAGGTTTGATGGTTTGGATAAGAGAGTAGACAGAGCTGCTAAGAAGATGGATAGGTTTTTGGAGGTTGTGATTCAAGAACATAGGGTTAGGGAGAGGAGAGAGGGAGATGAGGGTGAGCTGGATTTTGTGGACCTATTGCTTGATTTTCAGAGAGAGAATGCAAGTCGCAGCCCTATTGAAGATGACACTATCAAAGCTATCGTTTTG GATATGTTTGCTGCGGGAACTGATACTACATATACAACTCTTGAGTGGGCGATGACAGAGCTGATACGAAATCCAGAAACAATGAAAACTTTGCAGAATGAAGTAAGAGTAGCTGGAAATAAGGATGAAATTGATGAGCAAGACTTGGATAAAATGCCTTATCTGAAAGCAGTGATAAAGGAGAGTCTAAGGTTGCATTCGCCGGGACCATTGTTGCTCCCTCGTGAATTAACTCAAGACACAAGAGTATTGGGCTATGAGGTCGCATCTGGTACGCGTGTGATGATTAATGTTTGGGCGATTTCTAGGGACCCGTCATTGTGGAAAAATCCTGAGGAATTTCGTCCAGAGAGATTCCTTGAAATGAGCATAGACTTTAGAGGTCTGCATTTTGAGTTGACTCCGTTTGGGGCAGGCAGGAGGGGTTGCCCTGGTATTACCTTCGCGATGGCGGTGGATGAGCTCACATTAGCCAAGTTGGTACAGAAGTTCGATTTTGGATTGCCTAATGGAGCGAAAATGAAGGAGTTAGATGTGAGTGAATCTAGTGGAGTCATAATCCATAAAAAGTTTCCTTTGTTTGTTGTAGCTACTTCACATGTTTTTTAG
- the LOC121787785 gene encoding cytochrome P450 71A6-like codes for MVSLSHFFVVLLSTYLFLFFLHKWRRSHSPESRKRLPPSPPKLPLIGNLHQLGSATHRSLQSFSRRYGPLMLLHFGKVPVLIASSAEAAREIMKNQDLIFSNRPQLSIAGRLVYNNRDVAFAPYGEYWRQIRSICVLHLLSNKRVQSYRGVREEETSLMVDQIRRLGASSEPVNLSDVIQTMTNDVISRVAMGKKYGLESDFKETFAEFGVLLAILPLWEYIPWLRWMRRFDGLDKRVDRAVKKMDRFLEAVIQEHRVRERREGDGGELDFVDILLDFQRENASRTPIEDDTIKAIVLDMIGAGTDTTYTVLEWTMTELIRNPETMKTLQNEVREVAGSKDEIDEQDLEKMPYLKAVLKESLRLHSPIPLLVPRELSQDTRVLGYDVASGTRVMINVWAISRDPSLWKNPEEFCPERFLEMNIDIRGLHFELTPFGAGRRGCPGNMFALAVDEIALAKLVHKFDFRLPDGAKVKELDVSESSGLSIHKKCPLLVVATSHVL; via the exons ATGGTTTCTCTCTCGCATTTCTTTGTTGTGCTACTCTCCACATAtctctttctcttcttcctccacaAATGGCGCCGAAGTCATTCTCCAGAGTCCCGGAAACGCCTGCCTCCGTCTCCACCAAAGCTCCCGCTAATCGGAAACCTCCACCAGCTGGGCTCAGCCACCCACAGATCCCTCCAGTCATTCTCCCGCCGCTACGGCCCCCTCATGCTGCTCCACTTCGGCAAGGTTCCCGTTCTCATCGCCTCCTCGGCCGAGGCGGCGCGTGAGATCATGAAAAACCAGGACCTGATCTTCTCAAACAGGCCCCAACTCAGCATCGCGGGCCGGCTGGTGTACAACAACCGGGACGTGGCGTTCGCACCGTATGGAGAGTACTGGCGGCAGATCCGCAGCATATGCGTGCTTCATCTGCTAAGCAACAAAAGGGTTCAGTCCTATCGCGGCGTGAGGGAGGAAGAGACTTCCCTCATGGTCGACCAGATCAGAAGGTTGGGTGCTTCTTCAGAGCCAGTGAACTTGAGCGACGTCATTCAGACTATGACGAACGACGTGATTTCCAGGGTGGCGATGGGAAAGAAGTATGGATTGGAGAGTGATTTCAAGGAGACGTTTGCTGAGTTTGGGGTTCTGCTGGCGATTTTACCTTTGTGGGAATACATTCCATGGCTGAGATGGATGAGAAGGTTTGATGGTTTGGATAAGAGAGTAGACAGAGCTGTTAAGAAGATGGATAGGTTTTTGGAGGCTGTGATTCAAGAACATAGGGTTAGGGAGAGGAGAGAAGGAGATGGTGGTGAGCTGGATTTTGTGGACATATTGCTTGATTTTCAGAGAGAGAATGCAAGTCGTACCCCAATTGAAGATGACACCATCAAAGCTATAGTCTTG GATATGATAGGTGCTGGAACTGATACTACATATACAGTTCTTGAGTGGACGATGACGGAGCTGATACGAAATCCAGAAACCATGAAAACTTTACAAAATGAAGTGAGAGAAGTAGCTGGAAGTAAGGATGAAATTGATGAGCAAGACTTGGAGAAAATGCCTTATCTGAAAGCAGTACTAAAGGAGAGTTTAAGGTTGCATTCGCCGATCCCATTGTTGGTCCCTCGTGAATTATCTCAAGACACAAGAGTACTTGGTTATGACGTCGCATCTGGTACGCGTGTGATGATAAATGTTTGGGCGATTTCTAGGGATCCGTCATTGTGGAAAAATCCCGAGGAATTTTGTCCAGAGAGATTCCTTGAAATGAACATAGACATTAGAGGTCTGCATTTTGAGTTGACTCCATTTGGGGCAGGCAGGAGGGGTTGCCCTGGTAATATGTTCGCGTTGGCGGTGGATGAGATTGCATTAGCCAAGTTGGTACACAAGTTCGATTTTAGATTGCCTGATGGAGCGAAAGTGAAGGAGTTAGATGTGAGTGAATCCAGTGGACTCTCGATCCATAAAAAGTGTCCTTTGCTTGTTGTAGCTACTTCACATGTTTTATAA